The Legionella spiritensis DNA segment GGGTAGATCAACAATACTACGGCCCAACATTTGTATTAGCTGATGTCCTGTTAGATGAATTTGATCATAAAAATACAAATTATATATTTACCAGGAATGGATATTTAATGATTGTCCCACTGCCTCGCAATCAATATCGGTTAATTTTTTCTTTGTTACCAACTGCGACAGACACTAAAGATGACTGTCTTGATCTCAGAAGTATACAAAAGCTATTAGAAGAGCGTAGTCATCAAAAAATTGTCATTAAAGAACTGATATGGACTACTAAAGCACAATATGGGCACCGTATCTCTCATGCAGTTTATCAAGATAAAGTGGTGTTAGCAGGAGATTCGTTACATCAATTTAGTCCTGTTGGTGGAACAAATATGAATGTTGGGATTCAGGATGCATACGCTCTTGCGTGGAGACTTATAGATGAGACAAAAGATATCCATACTCATTTACAAGAATACAGCTTTGAGCGAAGAGAAGTTATTCAGAAGCAAAAACAAATCACAGAGTGGATTACCTCCCTGATTACACGGAGTAAGCAGTGTGTCTTCAAAGATAAAAACAAGAATTTGAATGATCTTCTAACAATTCTAACTGGGATGCGCTGTGGTCAAAAATTGGCGCATCTTCAAAGTGTTATCAAATACAGCGATTTTAAAAATTACTTGAGTTCCATTCGAGAGGCATTTGCAAGCGCCAATTATGTCTTATTGACACGAGGAATCTTAAGTCCGGTATTGCAACAAAAAATAAAACAAATGATTGTAGAAAATCAATTAATTACTTGGGTTGATAACCCGACTAGCCATTCATTTGAATTCTATTTTTGTAGACCAGATGCAATGGTTATCGATTCCGGAAATTTAGAGGGGATTGGCAATTTTTTAGATTCAATCAATATAGGAGTAGTAAATGAATAAAAATTCAAATGAGAAATTCATCAAATTTTTGATGACGCTGGTAGTGTTAATCGATTTTATGGGGGTTGCAATAGTTGTTGTCTTATTTCCTCATATTTTCCTGGATCAAGAGTCATTACTTTTTTCATCGGCATGGGAGCATGCAGATAAGCTGATTGCTCTCGGCGCCTGTTTGGCTGTTTATCCATTGGGTCAATTTTTTGGTTCATCAATTTTTGGGAAGTTGTCCGATTATTATGGCAGAAAAACCATTTTAGGATGGACTTTACTGGGTACTTTGTCAGGTTTCGTATTGTCAGCGGTATCAATTGAAATTGGATCATTTATATTGCTTTTTATGAGTAGATTGCTCACGGGTTTATGTGCAGGAAATGTAGCTGTAGCCCAAGCGAGTCTCGCTGATATATCTACTGATGAAACGAAAGCAAAAAATTTATCTTTGGCTCAGATGGCGATGGGCTCTGCCTATGTGATTGGACCTGTTATTGGGGCATTCCTGGCCGACTCAACTGTAGTAAGTTGGTTTAATCCATCTATTCCATTTATCTTTTTTTCTGGAATTTTATGTGTGGAATTGATGTTGCTTGTTCTTTATTACAAAGATACCAGTCCTGCTAACAATAGAATTAAACTTAATTTTTTTGAAGGAATTCAACAAATTTCTTCTGCTTTGACGGATAAAAAAACGGGTGGTGTCTTTACGGTTTGGTTTTTATTTGTAGCAGGCTGGTGGCTTTTTGAGTCTTTCATGCCTTCCTTTATATTTGAAAAATTTAATTTCAATACATCTGATATTGGTATTTTGCTGGGCTTTAATGGCGCTCTGTATGCTTCATTCCAATATCTGGTTATCCAAAAAATTGCGAGCAAAATAAGTCCAATTAAAATGGTGATTTTTGCAACACCAGTTTCAGGTTTGGCTATTATTTCCATTGCATTCGCTATGAATATATTTCAGCTATACAGTGCCATGATTGTTTTTGTTCTTTCAATGGGCTTTTGTATTCCTGGTTTAATCACCTCAATTTCTAATATGGTAAAAACTGAAGATCAAGGGCAAATCATGGGAATGATTGGTTCTATTCAAGCCTTAGCCACAGTAATTGTTATGTTATCTGGAGGCTATATTCATGGTTTTAATATGAATACAACCATAGTCGGCGGGGGGATTCTGGTGCTGTTTAGCTGGTTCATTTTCGCAATCTTATCCATGAATAAAACTGCAAAAAAAGAAGAAGTAAAGGCATTTAATTAAGAAATGGCAAGGAGAACAGAAATGTATTTGCTGCAAGTCCATTTTCATGGAGAAGAGTCAATTCTAAGTAGTTATGTTGTAGAGCATACCAAATGGGTCAAAAATGCCATTTTGGATAAGTTATTTATTCTTGCTGGTCAAAAAATTGAAGGTAAGGGAGGTGTTATTTTAGTGGTTGATATGCCTGAATCTCAATTAAATGAACTCATTTCTCAAGATCCTTTTGTAAAAAAAGGCTTGGCATCTTATACGAGTTGCCGTTTTGAACCGGCATTGTATCAGGATGTATTACTAAATTTTATATCAGGTTGAATAACATGTTTGTTAGAAATGAATCAGGATTGAAGTTGGCTTTATTTGATATTGATGAGACTTTGCTGTCGTTTAACTCAATGCGTAGTTTTATCAGTTTCTTTTTTACTCACTATTATGGCGATTTTCTCGGCTTAAAAAAACTGGAGGATTATCAGTTAAAAATTAACGGAATGATTAATAGTTATTCGCGCGAGGTAATGAATAAATTTTATTATGAGAACTATGCTGGCATAGACAAATCCGTTTTAGATGAAATTAGTAAAAAATGGTTTGAAATCAACGTAGAAAATAATGAAGAGGCATTTAATCGTTCTATTTTGAATCTTCTTGAAAAACACAAAAGATCGCGTTTCAAGATAGTCCTTGTATCTGGAGGTTTTTTTGCAACAGTCAATCATTTAGCAAAACATTTAAGTATTGATGATTATCTATATGTTACTCCTACTGTTGTTGGAGGGGTTTTGACTGGTGAGATAGAGGGGGTTCAAACGATTGGTTCAGGAAAATCCAGAGCGGTTCTTGAGTATTTTCAAAATGATGAGATTGACTGGGGAATGTCTTATGCCTATGGCGATCATATATCTGATTTGCCTATGTTAAGTCTTGTTGGAAACCCTGTAGCTGTTGGAACAAATCCGCAGTTACTGGAAATTGCTAGAGAAAAAAAATGGAAAACCATTCTTTAAATATGAGGGGAATATAAGATGCGTCACGAAATATTTGAAATAGTCACACAATCTGTTTGTAACCTAAATAACACATTGGATTTCAAACTGCCTTTAGAGCAGGGAGATAGTTGTTCCCTATATGGCGGTAGCATCGCATTGGATTCAATTTCATTGGTAACTTTAATCGTCGATATAGAGCAGGCTATTGAAGATCAATTTAATCGATCCATTATTCTGGCCAATGAAAAAGCAATGTCGCAACGAAATAGTCCTTTTCGGACAATTGGCACGCTTACTGACTACACTTTAGAGTTGGTTAAGGAGTGTGAAAATGTCTAAACCAGTAACATTAATCACAGGAACAAGAAAGGGTATAGGGAAGTACTTGGCAGAACATTATGTTGCCAATGGGCATTTAGTGATTGGCTGTAGCCGCTCACCTGTGGATTGGTCTATGGATAATTATCATCATTTTTTAGCGGATGTCTCTGATGAGAAATCTGTTAAAGAGTTATTTGGTTTTATACGGAAAAAATTTCAAAAATTAGATAATTTGATTAATAACGCGGGCATTGCCTCAATGAACCATGTCATGTTGACACCACTTAAAACTGTTAATGACATCTTGAATACTAATGTAATCGGTACATTTTTATTTTGTAGAGAGGCTGCAAAATTAATGTCGAATAGACGTTATGGCCGTATCGTAAATTTCACCACCGTGGCAACACCATTAAAGCTTGAAGGGGAGGCGATTTATGCTGCTTCCAAAGCAGCAATATTATCGTTGACGGAAGTTATGGCGAGAGAGTTTGCCTCTTTGAATATCACGGTTAATTCAATAGGTCCCACTCCAATTGATACGGATTTAATTCGATCTGTACCAGAAGAAAAGATGAATCGATTAATTGCTCGTCAAGCTATTGTTCGAAAGGGGACTTCTGAGGATGTGGCTAATGTTACGGATTTCTTTTTGCTAAAACAGAGTGATTTTGTAACTGGTCAGAATATTTATTTAGGTGGGGTCTAGTCGATGTGTATTTCAGTTTTTTTAACGAAGGTTCGTCACCATAAAGAAAAACCAGCCGTCATTTTTAATCAGCAAGTTTATGATTATAAATGGCTATGTCAACGTGAGGATTTTTATACTGCTCAACTGACTTGTGATGGAGTGCAAGCAGGGAGTGTAGTCTTCCTAATTGCTGATTACTCACCCCTGTCACTATCGCTATTTTTAGCATTGATGCGTTTGTCAGTAATCATTGTCCCAATAACGTATAAGCATTATGAGAAGAAAGACGATTATCTGGGAATTATTAATCCAGATTTTATAATCGAGGTAACACCTAATGAGGAAGTCAACCTGGCCAAATGCAATTCTTCTTCAGAGCACAGCGAATTTATAAGAGAACTTCAGATACGAAAAACGGCAGGTCTCATAATATTTTCATCAGGGTCCACCGGGAAATGTAAAGCAATTGTTCACGACCTTGCACTATTACTCCAGGGGGTAAATCCCAGCCGTGACCAACTCAAAGTGCTTTCATTTTTGCTTTTCGATCATATTGGAGGAATCAACAGTACTTTAAACTCGCTAATAAGTGGGAATTGTATTGTTGTGCCCAAGACTCGAACTCCAATGGATGTGGCTGAGTCTATAGCCAGGAATAAAGTGGATGTGCTCATTACCTCTCCCTCATTTTTAAACTTGATGTTAATTAGTGGTGTTTTTGAACACACCAATATGAATTGTCTCAAGCAAATTAATTACGGTAGTGAAGTGATGCCTTCAGTTTTATTAGACAGGCTCATTCAACATTGTCCAAAAACCAAATTCATTCAAGCTTATGGCTTATCTGAATTGGGTGTTATTAGAACTAAAACAAATAACCATGAATCAAGCCTAATCACTATTACTGATCAAAATATTACCTATAGAATTAGGAATAATAAATTGGAAATCAAGTCTAATACTTCGATGCTTGGATATTTAAATGCAACTAAACCATTTATCGAAGACGGTTGGTTTATGACCGGTGATGTGGTTGAGGTTGTTGGGGACTCCCTGAGGATACTTGGGAGAGATTCCGATCTGATTAATGTGGGTGGTGAGAAAGTATTCC contains these protein-coding regions:
- a CDS encoding SDR family NAD(P)-dependent oxidoreductase, coding for MSKPVTLITGTRKGIGKYLAEHYVANGHLVIGCSRSPVDWSMDNYHHFLADVSDEKSVKELFGFIRKKFQKLDNLINNAGIASMNHVMLTPLKTVNDILNTNVIGTFLFCREAAKLMSNRRYGRIVNFTTVATPLKLEGEAIYAASKAAILSLTEVMAREFASLNITVNSIGPTPIDTDLIRSVPEEKMNRLIARQAIVRKGTSEDVANVTDFFLLKQSDFVTGQNIYLGGV
- a CDS encoding MFS transporter, giving the protein MNKNSNEKFIKFLMTLVVLIDFMGVAIVVVLFPHIFLDQESLLFSSAWEHADKLIALGACLAVYPLGQFFGSSIFGKLSDYYGRKTILGWTLLGTLSGFVLSAVSIEIGSFILLFMSRLLTGLCAGNVAVAQASLADISTDETKAKNLSLAQMAMGSAYVIGPVIGAFLADSTVVSWFNPSIPFIFFSGILCVELMLLVLYYKDTSPANNRIKLNFFEGIQQISSALTDKKTGGVFTVWFLFVAGWWLFESFMPSFIFEKFNFNTSDIGILLGFNGALYASFQYLVIQKIASKISPIKMVIFATPVSGLAIISIAFAMNIFQLYSAMIVFVLSMGFCIPGLITSISNMVKTEDQGQIMGMIGSIQALATVIVMLSGGYIHGFNMNTTIVGGGILVLFSWFIFAILSMNKTAKKEEVKAFN
- a CDS encoding HAD family hydrolase, whose amino-acid sequence is MFVRNESGLKLALFDIDETLLSFNSMRSFISFFFTHYYGDFLGLKKLEDYQLKINGMINSYSREVMNKFYYENYAGIDKSVLDEISKKWFEINVENNEEAFNRSILNLLEKHKRSRFKIVLVSGGFFATVNHLAKHLSIDDYLYVTPTVVGGVLTGEIEGVQTIGSGKSRAVLEYFQNDEIDWGMSYAYGDHISDLPMLSLVGNPVAVGTNPQLLEIAREKKWKTIL
- a CDS encoding ANL family adenylate-forming protein encodes the protein MCISVFLTKVRHHKEKPAVIFNQQVYDYKWLCQREDFYTAQLTCDGVQAGSVVFLIADYSPLSLSLFLALMRLSVIIVPITYKHYEKKDDYLGIINPDFIIEVTPNEEVNLAKCNSSSEHSEFIRELQIRKTAGLIIFSSGSTGKCKAIVHDLALLLQGVNPSRDQLKVLSFLLFDHIGGINSTLNSLISGNCIVVPKTRTPMDVAESIARNKVDVLITSPSFLNLMLISGVFEHTNMNCLKQINYGSEVMPSVLLDRLIQHCPKTKFIQAYGLSELGVIRTKTNNHESSLITITDQNITYRIRNNKLEIKSNTSMLGYLNATKPFIEDGWFMTGDVVEVVGDSLRILGRDSDLINVGGEKVFPAEIENVLLQIPEVQDATVYGEKNALLGNIIVAKIKSRHGVNQSSLKELVRKFCLMKMPAFKVPQKFQIVSEISYGERYKKIRHKPTN
- a CDS encoding FAD-dependent oxidoreductase; this encodes MRKISLTADVLVVGAGPVGMVLANILKRNGLQVVLIDKRAGRPECPRAIAINQSTLDVFAILGMTEVFKAGLKVEQINLFWKHKFLGKLSFEGSLFEAPYFFHIPQNEIEKYLENTLSAIDLEVQRECELINYSQNDQSVYSLIKTKDELFTIKSKFLIGCDGGQSKVRDIMACGVDQQYYGPTFVLADVLLDEFDHKNTNYIFTRNGYLMIVPLPRNQYRLIFSLLPTATDTKDDCLDLRSIQKLLEERSHQKIVIKELIWTTKAQYGHRISHAVYQDKVVLAGDSLHQFSPVGGTNMNVGIQDAYALAWRLIDETKDIHTHLQEYSFERREVIQKQKQITEWITSLITRSKQCVFKDKNKNLNDLLTILTGMRCGQKLAHLQSVIKYSDFKNYLSSIREAFASANYVLLTRGILSPVLQQKIKQMIVENQLITWVDNPTSHSFEFYFCRPDAMVIDSGNLEGIGNFLDSINIGVVNE
- a CDS encoding YciI family protein, whose amino-acid sequence is MYLLQVHFHGEESILSSYVVEHTKWVKNAILDKLFILAGQKIEGKGGVILVVDMPESQLNELISQDPFVKKGLASYTSCRFEPALYQDVLLNFISG